A stretch of Bacillus solimangrovi DNA encodes these proteins:
- a CDS encoding GNAT family N-acetyltransferase, whose product MMSSSIVELTIYKPEHLESMNKFSLPNEQIQFTALPTDILEVTEGQHRIVILSHGQPVGFFILHATDRVKEYTDNKHALLLTALSINHSEQGKGYAKMGMQRLKYFVNQTFPNYNEIVLAVNHKNLAAQKLYEKVGYIDTGRRKIGSIGEQYIYSYPI is encoded by the coding sequence ATCATGTCTTCTAGTATAGTTGAGTTAACAATATACAAACCAGAACATTTAGAATCGATGAACAAATTTTCATTACCAAATGAACAAATACAATTTACTGCTCTTCCAACTGATATATTAGAAGTAACAGAAGGGCAACATCGAATTGTTATTTTAAGTCATGGTCAGCCTGTAGGTTTTTTTATTTTACACGCTACTGATAGAGTGAAAGAATATACTGATAATAAACATGCACTACTCTTAACAGCTCTATCTATTAACCATTCTGAACAAGGTAAAGGATATGCAAAAATGGGAATGCAAAGATTAAAGTATTTCGTAAATCAAACATTTCCGAATTACAATGAAATCGTATTAGCAGTTAACCATAAAAATTTAGCAGCACAAAAATTGTATGAAAAAGTAGGCTATATAGATACAGGAAGAAGAAAAATAGGTAGTATTGGAGAACAATATATTTATAGTTATCCTATTTAA
- a CDS encoding 1-deoxy-D-xylulose-5-phosphate reductoisomerase: MVKNISILGSTGSIGTAALDVISRHSDKFNVVGLTAYSNISKLVEQIHEYSPEIVCVQSNDLAIELRKQISKEVEIVIGEEGLCNVASYSKTDVTLTAVVGIAGLKPTIEALKAKKDIALANKETLVVAGQLIKQLAKENNCRLLPVDSEHSAIFQCLNGENAKSISKIIVTASGGAFRDKTREEMKSLNVDDALKHPNWSMGDKVTVDCATLMNKGFEVMEAHWFFDVPYDDIEVLIHKESVIHSLIEFNDGSVLAQLGVPDMRGPIQYALNYPNGRLDLPIKKLDLLEFGKLHFEAPDNKRFPCLQFAYEVGKQGGTYPAVLNAANEVANELFRKRVIDFLEIEKTIRTTLDAHDSINDPNLEQILQANEWARKYSFQVIENQLKSKI, encoded by the coding sequence ATGGTTAAAAATATATCAATATTAGGTTCTACTGGTTCAATTGGTACAGCAGCTTTAGATGTTATTTCTCGTCATTCTGATAAATTTAATGTAGTTGGTTTAACAGCTTATTCAAATATTAGCAAGTTAGTAGAGCAGATTCATGAATATTCTCCTGAAATCGTATGTGTACAATCAAATGATTTGGCGATTGAATTAAGGAAACAAATTAGTAAAGAAGTTGAAATCGTTATTGGAGAAGAGGGGCTTTGTAACGTAGCATCTTACTCAAAAACAGATGTCACATTAACAGCTGTAGTTGGTATTGCTGGGTTAAAGCCGACAATTGAAGCACTTAAAGCAAAGAAAGATATTGCTTTAGCTAATAAAGAAACACTTGTAGTTGCTGGTCAGCTTATCAAACAATTAGCAAAGGAAAATAATTGTAGATTATTACCTGTTGATAGTGAGCATTCTGCTATTTTTCAGTGTTTGAATGGAGAGAATGCAAAATCAATTTCTAAAATCATTGTTACAGCTTCTGGTGGAGCATTCCGAGATAAAACAAGAGAGGAAATGAAATCATTGAATGTAGATGATGCACTGAAACATCCGAACTGGTCTATGGGAGACAAAGTAACCGTCGATTGCGCTACATTAATGAATAAAGGCTTTGAGGTAATGGAAGCCCATTGGTTCTTTGATGTTCCCTACGATGATATTGAAGTGCTCATACACAAGGAAAGTGTTATTCATTCTTTAATTGAATTCAATGATGGATCCGTTCTTGCTCAGTTAGGTGTTCCAGATATGAGGGGCCCTATTCAATATGCACTAAATTACCCAAATGGTAGATTAGATCTGCCAATAAAAAAGTTAGATTTATTGGAATTCGGTAAACTCCACTTTGAGGCTCCTGACAATAAGAGATTTCCGTGTCTTCAATTTGCATATGAAGTTGGAAAGCAAGGTGGAACTTACCCAGCAGTGTTGAATGCAGCGAATGAAGTCGCAAATGAGCTATTCAGAAAACGAGTAATTGACTTTTTAGAGATCGAAAAAACGATTCGTACGACTCTAGATGCACATGATTCGATTAACGACCCTAATCTTGAACAAATATTGCAAGCTAATGAATGGGCTCGAAAGTATTCTTTTCAAGTAATAGAAAATCAATTGAAATCAAAAATCTAA